The Huiozyma naganishii CBS 8797 chromosome 1, complete genome genome window below encodes:
- the ADK1 gene encoding adenylate kinase ADK1 (similar to Saccharomyces cerevisiae ADK1 (YDR226W); ancestral locus Anc_8.441) — MSSSDVLRMVLIGPPGAGKGTQAPNLVSKFGAAHLATGDMLRSQISKGTQLGQEAKKIMEAGGLVSDDIMVNMIKDELTNNAACKKGFILDGFPRTIPQAEKLDAMLKNQGTPLQAAVELKVDDDLLVARITGRLIHLASGRSYHKIFNPPKKEMTDDVTGEPLVQRGDDNAESLKKRLDAYHNQTEPIVEFYKKTGIWSGVDASQPPATVWESVLKALNRN, encoded by the coding sequence atgtcCTCCTCCGATGTTCTAAGAATGGTCTTGATTGGCCCACCTGGTGCTGGTAAAGGTACCCAAGCTCCAAACTTGGTTAGCAAGTTCGGTGCTGCCCATTTGGCTACTGGTGACATGTTGAGATCTCAGATCTCCAAAGGTACCCAGCTTGGCCAAGAAGCCAAGAAGATCATGGAAGCTGGTGGCCTTGTCTCTGATGACATCATGGTCAACATGATCAAGGATGAGTTGACCAACAACGCCGCTTGCAAGAAGGGTTTCATTTTGGACGGGTTCCCAAGAACCATCCCACAAGCCGAAAAATTGGACGCtatgttgaagaaccaaGGAACCCCATTGCAAGCTGCTGTCGAGTTGAAGGTTGACGACGACTTGTTGGTTGCCAGAATCACCGGCAGATTGATCCACTTGGCCTCCGGGAGATCTTACCACAAGATCTTCAACCCACCAAAGAAGGAAATGACCGATGATGTTACTGGTGAACCATTGGTCCAGAGAGGTGACGACAACGCCGAATCCCTGAAGAAGAGATTGGACGCTTACCACAACCAAACCGAACCAATTGTCGAATTCTACAAGAAGACCGGTATCTGGTCCGGTGTTGACGCTTCTCAACCACCAGCTACCGTTTGGGAATCCGTCCTAAAggctttgaacagaaactAG
- the MFB1 gene encoding Mfb1p (similar to Saccharomyces cerevisiae MFB1 (YDR219C); ancestral locus Anc_8.430): MSAQVSLVGLPLDVLWKVLGYVSADERDICAVAGSSRFLRRVVQLYLKSESLKWGSYVIGLGEVSFKASQNGAGAIFGPQNCYFAPTTTKNNHSRHLKNTNSIAVHNGFSKTGYTSAAVDLDYEMDLTSPTLLSYRSRDNSVFTNQSFDDSMEDSTVYNVTTDYSIPPHKERSEESITRLRSSNKVKDKALLFERLIKKENAEKSTNNHLSHLQTRNLSSFSINDKKTGPSKQYLAHLEATNTEPHNRTTANKGGRKMKVVLSGENKVCFQAV, from the coding sequence ATGAGTGCGCAGGTTTCGCTGGTCGGTTTGCCCCTGGATGTGCTCTGGAAAGTGCTTGGGTACGTTTCTGCTGATGAGAGAGATATTTGCGCTGTGGCAGGGAGTAGCAGGTTTCTGAGGCGTGTTGTACAGCTGTACCTCAAGAGCGAGTCCCTAAAGTGGGGCTCATACGTTATCGGTTTGGGAGAAGTGAGCTTTAAAGCTTCTCAGAACGGGGCCGGAGCCATTTTTGGTCCCCAGAACTGCTACTTCGCTCCCACCACGACCAAGAATAATCACAGTCGCCACCTGAAGAACACGAACAGTATAGCGGTCCACAACGGGTTTTCGAAAACCGGATACACGAGTGCTGCCGTTGATTTAGACTACGAGATGGACTTGACGTCACCGACGCTGCTCTCTTACCGTTCGCGAGATAACTCGGTTTTTACAAACCAATCGTTCGACGATTCCATGGAGGACTCAACGGTGTACAACGTTACCACCGACTACAGTATACCACCACACAAGGAACGCAGTGAGGAATCGATAACCAGACTGAGATCCTCAAACAAAGTGAAGGATAAAGCATTGCTTTTCGAAAGACTGATAAAGAAGGAAAACGCGGAGAAGTCCACAAACAATCACTTATCGCACCTCCAAACAAGGAACCTCAGTAGTTTTAGCATAAACGACAAAAAAACGGGACCCTCGAAGCAGTACTTGGCGCACCTCGAGGCTACCAACACAGAGCCACACAATCGTACTACAGCTAACAAGGGTGGTAGAAAGATGAAAGTGGTGCTATCAGGGGAGAACAAAGTTTGCTTCCAAGCTGTATGA
- the CCC1 gene encoding Ccc1p (similar to Saccharomyces cerevisiae CCC1 (YLR220W); ancestral locus Anc_8.437) codes for MSFVALKNAIVSFLHKEGSGTGRDDGGGRRDSSASASLLSGQNQRYGSNDLESASTNGDLYGSKEEDEEAGFFGSIDPRVISDLIIGLSDGLTVPFALTAGLSSLGDSKLVITGGFAELISGAISMGLGGFLGAKSELDYYKAEVKNEKKKFYQDTTLVNHEVEDILLNINPDFSDETIVSFIKDLQNNPELMLEFIIRYGRELDEPAENRQVISAATIGGGYLLGGLVPLVPYFFVNEVGTGLIYSVIVMVITLFAFGYFKAQMSMGDTCTRQKKVYEGVEMIAVGGTAAGAAWFFVKILG; via the coding sequence ATGTCGTTCGTAGCTTTGAAAAATGCTATTGTGTCATTCTTACACAAAGAAGGGTCCGGAACCGGCCGCGATGATGGCGGTGGGAGACGGGACTCAAGCGCATCGGCGTCGTTACTTTCGGGACAAAACCAGCGGTACGGCTCGAATGATTTAGAGTCCGCCAGTACAAATGGGGATCTGTACGGAtcgaaggaggaggatgaagaGGCTGGATTTTTCGGATCCATAGATCCCAGGGTGATCAGCGATTTGATCATAGGGTTGAGTGACGGGCTAACAGTGCCGTTTGCACTGACTGCGGGTCTGTCGTCTCTGGGGGACTCGAAACTGGTCATCACAGGTGGGTTTGCGGAGCTGATATCTGGTGCGATCTCCATGGGACTTGGTGGGTTCCTCGGGGCCAAGAGTGAACTGGACTACTATAAAGCCGAGGTGAAgaatgagaagaagaaattctaTCAAGACACAACTCTAGTAAATCATGAGGTGGAAGACATTTTGCTAAACATAAATCCGGACTTTTCTGACGAGACTATAGTCTCGTTTATTAAAGATTTACAAAATAACCCAGAACTTATGTTGGAGTTTATTATCAGGTATGGACGAGAGCTTGATGAACCAGCAGAAAATAGACAGGTGATTAGCGCTGCAACGATAGGTGGTGGATACTTACTTGGTGGGCTAGTCCCTCTTGTCCCTTATTTTTTCGTTAACGAGGTCGGTACAGGTCTAATTTACTCTGTAATCGTTATGGTTATAACGCTCTTTGCCTTTGGGTATTTCAAAGCACAGATGTCTATGGGTGACACGTGCACACGTCAAAAGAAAGTTTACGAAGGTGTAGAAATGATTGCCGTTGGTGGGACAGCCGCGGGTGCAGCCTGGTTCTTTGTTAAGATTTTAGGTTAG
- the HTB1 gene encoding histone H2B (similar to Saccharomyces cerevisiae HTB1 (YDR224C); ancestral locus Anc_8.438), whose product MSAEKKPASKAPAEKKPAAKKTSSAVDGSKKRTKVRKETYSSYIYKVLKQTHPDTGISQKSMSILNSFVNDIFERIATEASKLAAYNKKSTISAREIQTAVRLILPGELAKHAVSEGTRAVTKYSSSTQA is encoded by the coding sequence ATGTCTGCTGAAAAGAAGCCTGCCTCTAAAGCCCCAGCTGAGAAGAAGCCAGCTGCCAAGAAAACTTCCTCTGCCGTCGATGGttccaagaagagaacaaagGTCAGAAAGGAGACTTACTCCTCTTACATTTACAAAGTACTAAAACAAACACATCCAGACACCGGTATCTCTCAAAAGTCCATGTCTATTTTGAACTCTTTTGTTAACgatatctttgaaagaattgCTACCGAAGCCTCCAAATTGGCTGCAtacaacaagaaatctACCATCAGTGCTAGAGAAATACAGACTGCTGTTAGATTGATCTTGCCAGGTGAATTGGCCAAGCATGCCGTCTCTGAAGGTACCAGAGCTGTCACAAAATACTCTTCCTCCACTCAAGCTTAA
- the GTB1 gene encoding Gtb1p (similar to Saccharomyces cerevisiae GTB1 (YDR221W); ancestral locus Anc_8.431), translated as MKTCLVGVLSLSIVFFSRPSHGLKLLGLSPKQEELYNNALSPDGKWTCLSDPSIQLNITQLNDGICDCPDGSDEPGTAACNTEDSPLETRLFYCANEGFIPRYISASSVNDGVCDCCDCSDENIDIKVNTAPCKELQTLFDSIAQDELKTFEAGKNRLLDMYREAKIGVNETVGVAEQDAEMRRLEAQIKAKEEELQSNEKLLNTERNHYFEKLKSDDPDLFKFEQVNMGYIASNINSTYHRLEEISRCYTDLITILTDLSESYTRTLNDKVVNNNIRSFKQRLRKPDMEKVGIDGDTDSEQREQLLEYFLKELPQVFWEGKSSHPSDYVINKAKFAKVLIEGKVIYTETIFDLIRDFKAMMDDISLHYNVNFQDSGVKFAVSAYNDYLSKYQDVLETGSFTLNEDFASEMNKLYALVKELTPRILVDSKKDGPLDDGNKLMGFIPNIKQKLSSSGTKQLQSMKNQIHVRKDIIVSIKSEIETMEKELLLLQQFSNKEGVGAEDDQETIKELRHITELIEKSDDASTCVIGNMDGYEYEVCFNPAKPGNIVQKDLKQQYSQSVSIGTFESLFLEKSLLTEKYVDNIRMKYPDTDIITHLANASTTIGHSNYLLGKLENINNGLVFQYRNGDKCWNGPRRSAKVFVKCAPEFAILDVYELTKCNYVFDVQGPWGCNTGYF; from the coding sequence ATGAAGACTTGTTTAGTCGGGGTACTCTCCCTTTctattgtttttttttcaaggCCGAGTCATGGATTGAAATTACTCGGACTATCCCCAAAGCAGGAAGAATTGTACAATAACGCGCTCTCACCAGATGGGAAGTGGACTTGCCTTTCAGATCCTTCCATCCAATTGAACATCACACAGCTCAATGACGGCATTTGTGACTGTCCTGATGGGTCAGATGAGCCAGGTACAGCAGCTTGCAACACAGAAGATTCGCCCCTAGAGACGAGACTGTTCTATTGTGCTAATGAAGGGTTTATCCCTAGGTATATTAGTGCTAGCTCCGTTAACGATGGGGTTTGTGACTGCTGTGACTGTTCCGATGAAAACATCGATATTAAGGTGAATACAGCCCCCTGCAAAGAATTGCAGACGTTGTTTGACAGCATTGCTCAGGATGAACTGAAGACATTTGAAGCCGGTAAGAACAGGCTACTCGATATGTATCGTGAGGCCAAAATTGGCGTAAATGAAACCGTTGGAGTGGCGGAACAGGATGCTGAGATGAGAAGGTTGGAAGCACAGATAAAAgcaaaggaggaagagttaCAGAGTAATGAAAAACTACTGAACACGGAGAGAAACCACTATTtcgagaaattgaaaagtgATGACCCTgatcttttcaagtttgagCAAGTGAACATGGGTTACATTGCAAGTAACATAAATTCAACCTATCATCGACTGGAAGAGATCAGTAGATGCTATACTGACCTGATCACGATATTGACCGACTTATCTGAAAGTTATACAAGAACACTGAACGATAAAGTTGTCAACAATAACATCCGTAGCTTCAAGCAAAGGTTGAGAAAACCAGACATGGAGAAAGTTGGTATCGATGGTGACACTGACTCTGAACAACGTGAACAATTATTGGAgtactttttgaaagagttgcCACAAGTATTCTGGGAGGGCAAATCGAGCCACCCTTCGGACTACGTTATTAACAAAGCCAAATTTGCCAAAGTTTTGATTGAGGGTAAAGTCATTTACACAGAAACCATATTCGATCTGATACGTGATTTCAAAGCAATGATGGATGATATCTCACTGCACTACAACGTGAACTTTCAAGATTCTGGTGTAAAATTTGCAGTGAGTGCTTATAACGATTACCTATCGAAATATCAAGATGTGTTGGAAACTGGATCTTTCACTTTAAACGAGGATTTTGCCTCCGAAATGAATAAGCTGTATGCACTAGTAAAAGAATTAACTCCAAGGATCTTAGTTGACTCAAAGAAAGATGGCCCACTTGATGATGGTAATAAGTTGATGGGGTTCATCCCCAATATCAAGCAGAAGTTATCATCCAGTGGAACCAAACAATTACAATCGATGAAAAATCAAATTCACGTTCGTAAGGATATTATTGTTTCTATCAAGTCCGAGATAGAAACCATGGAAAAGgagctgctgttgttgcaacAGTTCAGCAATAAGGAAGGTGTTGGTGCTGAAGATGACCAAGAGACTATCAAGGAATTGAGACACATCACTGAGCTGATCGAGAAATCAGACGATGCTAGCACCTGCGTAATTGGTAACATGGACGGGTACGAGTACGAAGTATGTTTCAACCCGGCAAAACCAGGGAATATAGTACAGAAAGATCTGAAGCAACAATACTCGCAGAGTGTCTCCATTGGGACTTTTGAAAGCCTCTTCCTCGAAAAGAGTCTCCTAACTGAGAAATACGTAGACAACATCAGGATGAAGTACCCTGATACGGACATCATTACCCATCTGGCCAATGCCTCTACCACAATTGGTCACAGCAATTACCTTTTGGGTAAGCTAGAGAATATAAACAACGGTCTAGTGTTTCAGTACCGCAACGGTGACAAATGTTGGAACGGTCCACGCAGGTCTGCTAAAGTATTTGTAAAGTGTGCCCCGGAGTTTGCTATCCTTGACGTCTACGAACTGACAAAATGCAACTACGTATTTGACGTGCAGGGGCCTTGGGGTTGTAACACCGGATACTTCTGA
- the KNAG0A04400 gene encoding uncharacterized protein (similar to Saccharomyces cerevisiae YDR222W and YLR225C; ancestral locus Anc_8.432) produces MPTDTVRFLPLGPVIPPSKENVTAVSKLEDLAWYMPTHHKNLHKKRISILGGGKNGLTSVETQTLYFIDLENELSGFVQILYSLVLGGIYKGFQINFKMFSHLKEKSKEIEIWESIKLDDASFKNNELSVVGNGITFELRELPNKNLTHTNKEHSSTELFNVANLKIKIDIPKMDIKIDLRANLGEGFKINPDGCSYYLEKATKYQAALKEDVADHKKYMRHQYIPNGKCRGKIQYRNGANKHIQKIKLHDVSVIYLDAVQGLLPNKAAKRWNFLYFQSANYSVVCMEYTTPDDYDAAKVTTWALSSHGIIQEVGSKINDSNIIKFDNVEEDAETGWKYPMGMTFTFPSADKEQALSIKDMNMVNRYDILGELPGIIRKLASNIARINPYLYQYCQSAKFNDEEGVCIVESTFIS; encoded by the coding sequence ATGCCCACAGATACGGTGAGGTTTTTACCCCTAGGTCCAGTTATTCCACCTTCTAAAGAGAATGTAACAGCGGTGAGTAAACTAGAGGACCTGGCGTGGTACATGCCTACACACCACAAAAACTTGCATAAAAAAAGGATCAGCATTCTTGGTGGCGGTAAGAATGGGTTGACGTCTGTTGAGACTCAAACGTTGTATTTCATCGACTTGGAGAATGAACTCTCCGGCTTTGTCCAGATCCTTTACTCTTTGGTATTGGGTGGTATTTACAAAGGGTTTCAgatcaatttcaaaatgttcagTCatttaaaggaaaaaagtaAAGAGATCGAGATCTGGGAGAGTATCAAGTTGGATGATGCCtcgttcaagaacaacgagTTGAGCGTTGTTGGGAATGGAATTACTTTTGAGTTAAGAGAGCTACCTAATAAGAACTTGACTCACACTAATAAGGAACATAGCTCcactgaactgttcaatgTTGCCAACTTAAAGATTAAAATTGATATTCCAAAAATGGACATCAAAATCGACCTGAGAGCGAACTTAGGTGAAGGTTTTAAGATCAATCCCGATGGGTGCTCCTATTACTTGGAAAAGGCTACAAAATACCAAGCTGCCCTTAAGGAGGACGTCGCAGATCATAAAAAATACATGCGACATCAATATATACCGAATGGGAAGTGCCGAGGCAAAATTCAATACAGGAACGGTGCGAACAAGcatattcaaaaaatcaagtTACATGACGTGTCTGTAATCTACTTGGATGCAGTTCAAGGTTTATTACCAAACAAGGCAGCGAAAAGATGGAATTTCTTGTATTTCCAAAGTGCGAATTACTCTGTAGTGTGTATGGAGTATACTACACCAGATGACTATGATGCTGCAAAGGTGACTACGTGGGCTCTAAGCTCCCATGGTATTATCCAAGAGGTCGGCTCAAAGATCAATGACTCAAACATTATTAAGTTTGATAATGTGGAGGAGGATGCTGAGACTGGATGGAAATATCCCATGGGTATGACGTTTACCTTCCCATCTGCTGATAAAGAACAAGCTTTGTCGATCAAAGATATGAATATGGTGAACAGGTACGATATCCTAGGAGAGTTGCCTGGTATAATCAGGAAACTGGCGTCCAATATTGCACGCATCAATCCATATCTGTACCAGTACTGTCAATCGGCTAAATTCAATGACGAAGAAGGTGTCTGTATCGTGGAATCCACATTCATAAGTTGA
- the SPR28 gene encoding septin SPR28 (similar to Saccharomyces cerevisiae SPR28 (YDR218C); ancestral locus Anc_8.428), with protein MLNTEEIRHRRYAQKGVQFNMLLLGPRGIGKKTFLSNLCQMEDIAALATENNSNRDSKLPYTNYAIKIQEMLTPVALNVHVFDIGLQINNAHTSNKVRHFIQEFYDRILADEIKISRDKKTLKQSDGRIHVCLYFIDGNSNGLNELDIDMLSKIKEFVNIFIVIGKADRYRENELQPLKENIRRDLEANNLRSFPFGDDRLRDIFPDGEDTLISDIHPFAVICGDRFESTDPNNGEPKSIFRYNYLDEKISVERRDVSNFIYLKGILLGSHLHELKETTNDIFYEKYRTKKLLEQKNSPAQQEDKENESRVGTRGTTLTSESMDYHAVDPDHQLTCVGTVYEKNQIIEAYQNKIVGLEKMIHDISEEPSPATKTVSTECE; from the coding sequence ATGCTCAATACGGAAGAAATTAGACACAGAAGGTATGCTCAAAAGGGAGTACAGTTCAACATGTTGCTCTTAGGTCCCAGGGGGATTGGTAAAAAAACTTTCCTTAGCAATTTGTGTCAAATGGAGGATATAGCCGCCCTTGCGACGGAAAATAATTCGAATAGGGACTCAAAGCTACCGTACACGAACTATGCAATTAAAATCCAGGAAATGCTTACCCCTGTGGCTTTGAACGTGCACGTCTTCGATATTGGGTTGCAGATAAATAATGCACACACCTCCAACAAAGTCCGGCATTTTATACAGGAGTTCTACGACAGGATCCTGGCAGACGAGATCAAGATCTCAAGGGATAAAAAAACCTTGAAACAGAGCGATGGAAGAATCCATGTATGCTTGTACTTTATTGACGGAAACTCAAACGGATTGAACGAGTTGGATATCGACATGCTGAGTAAGATTAAAGAGTTCGTTAACATTTTCATCGTGATCGGGAAAGCTGATAGGTACCGCGAAAATGAGCTGCAAcctttgaaggagaacatCAGGCGCGATTTGGAGGCAAACAACTTGAGAAGTTTCCCCTTTGGTGACGATAGACTGCGGGACATATTCCCCGACGGAGAGGACACTTTGATCAGCGATATACACCCCTTTGCAGTTATCTGTGGTGATCGTTTTGAAAGTACTGATCCGAATAACGGGGAACCAAAATCAATATTTAGGTACAACTACCTGGATGAGAAAATTTCTGTTGAACGACGTGACGTTTCAAATTTTATATACTTGAAGGGCATCTTACTAGGGTCGCATTTACATGAACTGAAGGAAACCACCAACGATATATTCTACGAAAAATACAGGACAAAGAAGTTGCTAGAACAGAAAAATTCGCCCGCTCAACAGGAGGATAAGGAAAACGAGTCACGGGTAGGCACAAGAGGTACTACACTGACGAGTGAATCGATGGATTACCATGCTGTGGATCCTGATCACCAATTAACTTGCGTAGGTACCGTCTACGAAAAGAATCAAATAATTGAAGCCTACCAGAACAAGATCGTTGGCTTGGAAAAAATGATCCATGATATCTCGGAGGAACCGTCGCCAGCCACCAAAACGGTGTCCACTGAATGTGAGTAA
- the HTA1 gene encoding histone H2A (similar to Saccharomyces cerevisiae HTA1 (YDR225W); ancestral locus Anc_8.439), producing MSGGKGGKAGSAAKASQSRSAKAGLTFPVGRVHRLLRRGNYAQRVGSGAPVYLTAVLEYLAAEILELAGNAARDNKKTRIIPRHLQLAIRNDDELNKLLGNVTIAQGGVLPNIHQNLLPKKSAKPAKASQEL from the coding sequence ATGTCCGGTGGTAAAGGTGGTAAAGCTGGTTCAGCTGCTAAAGCTTCTCAATCTAGATCTGCTAAGGCTGGTTTGACTTTCCCAGTCGGTAGAGTTCACAGGCTTTTGAGAAGAGGTAACTACGCTCAAAGAGTTGGTTCCGGTGCTCCAGTCTACTTGACTGCCGTCCTAGAATATTTGGCTGCTGAAATTCTGGAATTGGCTGGTAACGCCGCCAGagacaacaagaagaccagAATCATCCCAAGACATTTGCAATTGGCCATTAGAAATGATGAcgaattgaacaagttgcTAGGTAACGTCACCATCGCCCAAGGTGGTGTCTTGCCAAACATTCACCAGAACTTGTTGCCAAAGAAGTCTGCCAAACCTGCTAAGGCTTCCCAGGAATTATGA